In Aspergillus luchuensis IFO 4308 DNA, chromosome 1, nearly complete sequence, the following are encoded in one genomic region:
- a CDS encoding uncharacterized protein (COG:Q;~EggNog:ENOG410PJKV;~InterPro:IPR036291,IPR002347;~PFAM:PF08659,PF00106,PF13561;~go_process: GO:0055114 - oxidation-reduction process [Evidence IEA]) has product MSSYSSQTSAEQVAQDCQDAIANKTVLVTGVSPGGLGAEFAKVIAIHGPSLLILASRDIVKAQQTAQEIADIAPGVPTRLLELDLRSQAQVRIAAKEVLTYKEDIDVLVNNAGVMASPLSLTDDGIESQFATNHVGHFLFTNLIMKKLVVPGKSCRVVNVSSNGHLLSSVRFHDWNFDEGKNYDPWLAYGQSKTANMLFSVSLAQKLGSKGLTSVSLHPGTINTNLARGDWNEMYESLVKWFTVLGYFRSGQREITWKSMSQGVATHVFAAFHSSISANENNGSFVQDCAVVKPEEVRSWARDQIEAERLWKLTEDIVGETFEY; this is encoded by the exons tcatATTCCTCGCAAACCTCAGCAGAGCAGGTAGCACAGGATTGCCAGGATGCCATTGCCAACAAGACCGTGCTCGTGACTGGCGTTAGCCCAGGTGGTCTTGGTGCCGAGTTTGCAAAGGTTATTGCCATTCACGGCCCTTCCCTCCTTATTCTTGCTAGCCGCGATATCGTCAAAGCTCAGCAGACAGCCCAGGAGATCGCAGACATTGCGCCAGGAGTACCCACCCGTCTCCTTGAACTAGATCTGCGCTCTCAGGCCCAAGTCCGAATCGCCGCTAAGGAAGTTCTGACATACAAGGAGGATATAGATGTCTTGGTCAACAACGCTGGTGTCATGGCATCACCGTTGTCGCTAACGGATGATGGGATCGAGAGTCAATTTGCCACCAATCACGTCGGGCATTTTCTGTTCACCAATTTGATCATGAAAAAGCTAGTGGTTCCTGGAAAGTCTTGCCGAGTTGTGAATGTGTCTAGCAACGGCCACCTGCTGAGTTCAGTCAGGTTCCATGACTGGAACTTTGAC GAAGGCAAAAACTATGACCCCTGGCTAGCCTACGGCCAAAGCAAGACGGCCAACATGCTCTTCTCTGTGTCTCTCGCACAAAAGCTGGGGAGCAAAGGCCTAACCTCAGTCAGCCTACATCCTGGTACTATTAACACGAATCTGGCGAGAGGAGACTGGAATGAGATGTATGAATCACTCG TGAAATGGTTCACAGTGCTCGGGTACTTCCGGAGTGGGCAAAGAGAGATAACCTGGAAGTCTATGTCGCAAGGTGTGGCGACGCATGTATTTGCCGCATTTCATTCATCTATCTCCGCCAATG AGAATAATGGAAGCTTTGTTCAGGACTGTGCAGTGGTTAAGCCAGAGGAGGTGCGCAGCTGGGCCCGGGATCAGATCGAGGCAGAACGACTGTGGAAGCTGACTGAAGATATCGTTGGTGAAACTTTTGAGTATTGA